A window of the Pseudoliparis swirei isolate HS2019 ecotype Mariana Trench chromosome 13, NWPU_hadal_v1, whole genome shotgun sequence genome harbors these coding sequences:
- the LOC130203726 gene encoding cytochrome P450 26A1 translates to MALNTLLATFLCTLVLPVLLFLVSLKLWEVYLIRGRDPSCPRPLPPGSMGLPFIGETLQLILQRRKFLRMKRQKYGYIYRTHLFGNPTVRVTGADNVRQILLGEHRLVSVQWPASVRTILGSDTLSNVHGAQHKIKKKAIMRAFSTEALDLYIPVIQEEVAAAVKEWVAKDSCVLVYPEMKRLMFRISMRILLGFEPEQIKTDEQQLVEAFEEMIKNLFSLPIDVPFSGLYRGLKARNFIHSKIEENIKKKLLEPDKESKHRDALQQLIDSSRKNGEPFSMQAMKESATELLFGGHETTASTATSLIMFLGLNPEVVGRLRKELMDKEEQGMELHNLNIEALEQLKYTGCVIKETLRINPPVPGGFRVALKTFELNGYQIPKGWNVIYSICDTHDVADIFLNKEDFQPERFMTKPLSDSSRFQYIPFGGGSRMCVGKEFAKVLLKIFLVEVVTKCHWTLLNGPPTMKTGPTVYPVDNLPTKFTSYV, encoded by the exons ATGGCCCTGAACACGCTGCTGGCCACCTTCCTGTGCACCCTCGTGCTGCCCGTGCTGCTGTTCCTGGTGTCGCTCAAGCTGTGGGAGGTGTACCTGATCCGAGGCCGAGACCCGAGCTGCCCCCGGCCGCTGCCCCCCGGCTCCATGGGCCTGCCCTTCATCGGAGAGACGCTGCAGCTCATCCTCCAG AGGAGGAAGTTCCTGCGCATGAAGCGCCAGAAGTACGGCTACATCTACCGCACGCACCTCTTCGGCAACCCCACGGTGCGCGTCACCGGAGCGGACAACGTGCGGCAGATTCTGCTCGGGGAGCACCGGCTCGTGTCCGTGCAGTGGCCCGCGTCCGTGCGCACCATCCTGGGCTCGGACACGCTGTCCAACGTGCACGGAGCCCAACACAAGATCAAGAAGAAG GCCATCATGCGCGCTTTCTCCACCGAGGCTCTGGATCTCTACATCCCCGTCATCCAGGAGGAGGTGGCGGCCGCGGTGAAGGAGTGGGTGGCCAAGGACTCCTGCGTCCTGGTCTACCCGGAGATGAAGAGGCTGATGTTCCGCATCTCCATGAGGATCCTGCTGGGCTTCGAGCCGGAGCAGATCAAGACCGACGagcagcagctggtggaggCGTTCGAGGAAATGATCAAGAATCTGTTCTCCCTGCCCATCGACGTGCCCTTCAGCGGCCTGTACCGG GGTCTGAAGGCGAGGAACTTCATCCACTCCAAGATAGAGGAGAACATCAAGAAGAAGTTGCTGGAGCCGGACAAGGAGTCCAAACACCGAGACGCTCTGCAGCAGCTCAtcgacagcagcaggaagaacGGGGAACCCTTCAGCATGCAG GCCATGAAGGAGTCCGCCACAGAGCTGTTGTTCGGGGGCCATGAGACCACAGCCAGCACGGCCACCTCTCTGATCATGTTCCTGGGCCTGAACCCTGAAGTCGTGGGTCGACTGAGGAAGGAACTAATGGACAAG GAGGAGCAGGGGATGGAACTCCACAATCTGAACATCGAGGCATTGGAGCAGTTGAAATACACGGGCTGTGTGATTAAGGAGACTCTGAGGATCAACCCTCCGGTCCCCGGAGGCTTCAGAGTGGCCCTCAAAACCTTTGAACTCAAT GGTTACCAAATTCCCAAAGGCTGGAACGTCATATACAGCATCTGTGACACCCACGATGTGGCAGATATCTTCCTTAACAAGGAAGACTTCCAGCCGGAGCGCTTCATGACCAAACCTCTGTCCGACTCCTCCAGGTTCCAATACATCCCGTTCGGAGGGGGCTCCAGGATGTGTGTGGGCAAAGAGTTTGCAAAGGTCCTGCTGAAGATCTTCCTGGTGGAGGTGGTCACAAAGTGTCACTGGACTCTTCTAAACGGGCCCCCCACCATGAAAACAGGACCTACTGTCTATCCTGTGGATAATCTGCCAACCAAGTTTACCAGCTATGTATAG